A single Methanothrix sp. DNA region contains:
- a CDS encoding UPF0147 family protein — MSEKVIKQCVEILERIMSDDTVPRNIRRSAENVKGILLQEGLAEAVRAASAISILDEISNDPNIPLHTRTLIWNVASQLETIPVG, encoded by the coding sequence ATGTCTGAGAAAGTGATAAAGCAATGTGTCGAGATTTTGGAGCGAATAATGAGCGACGATACCGTGCCCAGGAACATAAGGCGCTCTGCAGAGAACGTCAAAGGTATACTTCTTCAGGAAGGGCTCGCCGAAGCAGTAAGGGCAGCTTCAGCGATATCCATACTTGACGAAATCAGCAATGATCCGAATATCCCTCTCCATACAAGAACACTTATATGGAACGTCGCAAGCCAGCTTGAGACCATACCTGTCGGATGA